One part of the Bacteroidia bacterium genome encodes these proteins:
- a CDS encoding phosphodiester glycosidase family protein: protein MEKRHILWLTIGILIAVVNYYSVRGERPGEDNERILSYVLDPAQQDLDFYWKDSQGEIYGNFENLKKELEKEGKKLTFAMNGGMYLKDQTPQGLFIEKGLVQKKLDDKQEGYGNFYLQPNGVFYLDQDNKAGIVRSSSFKHKHPVKYATQSGPMLVIEGALHPAFREGSENLHIRNGVGLLEDGKLLFAISKNRINFFDFASFFKEQGCRQALYLDGFVSRMYLPEKGYEQMDGAFGVIIAESQPARQ, encoded by the coding sequence ATGGAAAAGCGACACATACTTTGGCTGACAATAGGAATACTCATAGCAGTTGTCAATTATTATTCGGTAAGAGGAGAACGCCCGGGAGAAGATAATGAACGAATTTTGAGTTATGTGCTGGATCCTGCTCAGCAGGATCTGGACTTCTACTGGAAAGATAGCCAGGGAGAGATTTACGGGAATTTTGAAAACCTAAAAAAAGAACTTGAGAAGGAAGGGAAGAAACTGACTTTTGCTATGAATGGAGGCATGTACCTCAAAGACCAAACACCCCAGGGGCTTTTCATAGAAAAAGGCTTAGTCCAAAAGAAACTGGATGACAAACAAGAAGGATACGGCAACTTCTATCTACAGCCGAATGGGGTTTTTTACCTGGACCAAGACAATAAGGCCGGGATTGTTAGATCCTCTTCATTTAAGCATAAGCATCCTGTCAAGTATGCTACTCAATCCGGGCCGATGCTTGTGATTGAAGGGGCCCTTCATCCCGCTTTTCGAGAAGGCTCCGAAAATCTCCATATCAGAAATGGGGTAGGCCTACTTGAAGATGGGAAGCTTTTATTTGCCATATCGAAAAATCGGATCAATTTTTTTGATTTCGCCAGCTTCTTCAAAGAGCAAGGCTGTAGGCAAGCCCTTTATCTAGATGGATTTGTTTCACGAATGTATTTGCCCGAAAAAGGATATGAACAAATGGATGGCGCCTTTGGGGTAATAATAGCCGAAAGCCAGCCTGCTCGTCAATAA
- a CDS encoding ATP-binding protein has protein sequence MPHSKQLNFCLVLLMSFFFSTSSQAQSTASFQLMSPSHKSCDHISVAVGDFFARNALNSIEANLFVEKFLPIAREQACPSLADILNLKGFQLYQKNELGMAKEVLFEAEKILLKKERVTDAFTVNQRFLGLIYILEHNYDMAILHLKHSKFEAQALKDHPGMVHAGLNIGLAYMKKKDLSKAFESLKSVLKEARLICDLESESYALQNLARVQLDRGEYKDALILAENAEELWKAQNHQQGQVYINYTLSDIHRELNDLDKQIDHLEEAIRISREIDLKINLHQGYYSLGLAFQKTNRLDEAEKMYVQALKMGDGFDEAGIKNVINQLIELYQETRQEQKIKNLYKDLLEIYKIQKGKQEVEIRNKLDKELALYKQKFANQKLQEENNEKQRELQAQYQVFGILSFLILLILIVAFLYYRANKIRAGLIDKIKAQNKRLEQKNEDLKNFAYVASHDLKSPARSILNSAQILEKQMGKELSEKYKLYLDFIKKSSREMHALTSDLLDYAKLESLGLNLQLLDMNSLLGDIVANSREKIEEDGGEIEIEEIPGKILADESKIRQVFTNLINNACKFRKEEEAINIKISYRADENFHFFTVRDNGIGIDPEFHERVFQMFERLHAQESVEGTGIGLAICSKVAKLHGGDIKLISEEGEGASFILKLPKNPAMYS, from the coding sequence ATGCCCCATTCAAAGCAACTCAATTTTTGCCTGGTACTACTTATGTCCTTTTTTTTCAGTACCTCTTCCCAGGCACAATCTACTGCCAGCTTCCAGCTGATGAGTCCCAGTCACAAGTCCTGTGACCATATTTCTGTTGCCGTAGGTGATTTTTTTGCACGAAATGCCCTAAACAGCATTGAGGCAAATCTATTTGTGGAAAAATTTCTTCCCATTGCACGTGAACAAGCCTGTCCTTCCTTAGCCGACATTCTCAACTTAAAAGGCTTTCAGCTCTACCAAAAGAATGAATTGGGTATGGCTAAAGAAGTGCTATTCGAAGCTGAAAAAATCCTGCTGAAGAAAGAACGTGTAACAGATGCATTTACAGTTAACCAACGTTTTCTGGGACTCATCTATATCCTGGAGCACAACTATGATATGGCCATTTTGCATCTAAAACACAGCAAATTTGAGGCTCAGGCCTTAAAAGATCATCCGGGAATGGTACATGCAGGTTTGAATATTGGTTTGGCCTACATGAAAAAAAAGGATTTGTCCAAAGCTTTTGAAAGCCTAAAATCTGTTCTCAAAGAAGCCCGCTTGATTTGTGATCTGGAAAGTGAATCTTATGCCTTGCAGAATCTTGCAAGGGTTCAGCTGGACAGAGGGGAATATAAGGATGCCCTAATATTGGCAGAGAATGCGGAAGAATTATGGAAGGCTCAAAACCATCAACAAGGTCAAGTCTATATCAATTATACGCTCTCGGATATCCATAGAGAATTGAATGATTTAGACAAACAAATCGACCATCTAGAGGAAGCGATCAGGATTAGCCGTGAAATAGATTTGAAGATCAATCTTCATCAGGGATACTATAGCCTGGGATTGGCCTTTCAAAAAACAAATAGGTTGGACGAGGCAGAGAAAATGTATGTACAGGCTTTGAAAATGGGAGATGGATTTGATGAAGCAGGAATTAAAAATGTAATCAATCAGCTCATAGAACTCTACCAGGAAACGCGACAGGAGCAAAAAATCAAGAATTTATACAAAGACCTCCTTGAGATATATAAGATTCAGAAGGGAAAGCAAGAGGTAGAGATTCGCAATAAGCTTGATAAAGAACTGGCCCTGTACAAACAGAAATTTGCCAACCAAAAGCTACAGGAAGAAAATAATGAGAAGCAAAGAGAGTTACAGGCGCAATATCAGGTTTTTGGTATCCTGTCTTTCCTCATTTTATTGATCCTGATAGTAGCCTTTCTGTACTATCGGGCAAATAAAATCAGGGCGGGATTGATTGATAAAATTAAAGCCCAAAACAAGCGACTGGAGCAAAAGAATGAGGACTTGAAAAATTTTGCCTATGTAGCCTCCCACGACCTTAAATCACCCGCAAGGAGTATTTTAAATTCCGCTCAGATACTTGAAAAGCAAATGGGCAAGGAGTTGAGCGAGAAGTATAAACTGTATCTGGATTTTATCAAAAAGAGCAGTAGGGAAATGCATGCCCTGACTTCTGATTTACTGGATTATGCTAAACTAGAGAGCCTGGGTTTGAATCTACAGCTTCTGGATATGAATAGCTTATTGGGGGATATTGTAGCTAATTCTCGGGAAAAAATAGAGGAAGATGGAGGGGAAATTGAAATAGAGGAGATTCCGGGGAAAATACTCGCTGACGAGAGCAAGATCAGGCAAGTATTCACCAACCTTATCAATAACGCCTGCAAATTTAGAAAGGAGGAAGAGGCGATCAATATTAAAATCTCTTATCGCGCTGACGAAAATTTTCATTTTTTTACCGTCCGAGACAATGGGATTGGCATTGATCCGGAATTTCATGAGCGTGTCTTTCAAATGTTTGAAAGGCTACATGCTCAGGAAAGTGTCGAAGGGACAGGAATTGGTTTGGCCATTTGTAGTAAGGTCGCTAAACTTCATGGGGGAGATATAAAACTGATCTCAGAAGAAGGAGAGGGAGCCTCATTCATTTTAAAACTACCTAAAAACCCTGCGATGTATTCCTGA